A genomic region of Anopheles coustani chromosome 3, idAnoCousDA_361_x.2, whole genome shotgun sequence contains the following coding sequences:
- the LOC131266392 gene encoding glutamate receptor ionotropic, kainate 2, with protein sequence MGFTKDGRLGSARTLFADDYDLGGILRYRPTRIALCWVCILVAVVASRGEGVDAQGLVGVEPEGNDTSEYYHLEMGASGEVKEREMLEIRQKLAGKTLRVTTLQDWPLSYTVKINGTMVGGGVAFDLLEFLMEKFNFTYELVMPGQNIVGSSNDMDGSVLQLLANGSADMAVAFLPILADARQHIRYSTGLDEGEWIMIMVRPMESASGSGLLAPFNRDVWILILISLLAVGPIIYGLLILRHRLTKDKEQVLYTLPHCVWFVYGALMKQGSTLSPTGDSTRILFASWWIFITILTSFYTANLTAFLTLSKFTLPINNAEDVRRKEKQFVTIRGGAVEYAIKNRDETLNTLSVLIDKRLVDFTANVNDSDTLAEKVAKHNYVFVRDRPAIDHMIYADYLVRRKINPINERVHCPYATATTPFLKRNRAFGYPLTTEWNRLFDPELLKMVEGGIIKYKLQDRLPKAEICPQNLGGTERQLKNRDLVMTYFVMVTGFVTSIVVFVTELGFRFLNQRKLNEQLALQTSKQAPTERISYLGKQFGAGDSPPPPYAEVFSRHQQGLLGSERTGKLFADANNNFANRQMINGRDYMVVREKNGLGSRLIPMRAPSAAIFHYSYAN encoded by the exons ATGGGTTTCACTAAGGACGGTCGCCTCGGAAGCGCGAGGACACTGTTCGCAGATGACTACGACTTAGGGGGGATCCTAAGATACCGACCCACGAGGATTGCGCTATGCTGGGTCTGTATTCTGGTGGCCGTGGTGGCGTCCCGGGGCGAAGGTGTGGACGCACAAGGTCTTGTGGGGGTCGAGCCGGAAGGAAACGATACGTCGGAATACTACCATCTTGAGATGGGCGCCAGCGGGGAGGTGAAAGAGCGCGAAATGTTGGAGATACGCCAAAAGTTGGCCGGAAAAACGCTACGCGTTACAACACTTCAG GACTGGCCTCTCAGCTACACGGTCAAGATCAACGGCACCATGGTTGGCGGTGGGGTGGCGTTCGATCTGCTCGAGTTTCTGATGGAAAAGTTCAACTTCACCTACGAGCTGGTCATGCCGGGGCAGAACATCGTCGGCTCGTCGAACGATATGGATGGCAGCGTGCTGCAGCTGTTGGCCAACGGGTCGGCTGACATGGCCGTAGCCTTCCTGCCGATACTGGCCGACGCACGGCAGCACATCCGCTACTCGACGGGGTTGGACGAGGGCGAGTGGATTATGATCATGGTGCGACCGATGGAGTCGGCCAGCGGGTCCGGTCTGCTCGCCCCGTTCAATCGGGACGTCTGGATACTGATCCTGATCTCGCTGCTGGCCGTCGGCCCGATCATCTACGGATTGCTGATTCTGCGCCATCGGCTCACCAAGGACAAGGAGCAGGTCCTGTACACGTTGCCTCATTGCGTATGGTTCGTGTACGGAGCGCTCATGAAGCAGGGAAGTACTCTGTCGCCGACCGGAG ACTCCACGCGCATCCTGTTCGCCAGCTGGTGGATATTCATCACCATCCTGACCTCGTTCTACACCGCCAACCTGACCGCCTTCCTGACGCTCTCGAAGTTCACGCTGCCCATCAACAACGCCGAGGACGTGCGGCGCAAGGAGAAACAGTTCGTCACCATCCGCGGCGGGGCCGTGGAGTATGCGATCAAAAAT CGTGACGAAACGCTAAACACCCTCAGTGTGCTGATCGATAAGCGGCTGGTCGATTTCACGGCCAACGTGAACGACAGCGACACGCTCGCCGAGAAGGTGGCCAAGCATAACTACGTGTTCGTGCGCGATCGGCCCGCGATCGACCACATGATCTACGCCGACTACCTGGTGCGCCGGAAGATCAACCCGATCAACGAGCGGGTGCATTGCCCGtacgccaccgccaccacgcCGTTCCTGAAGCGGAACCGGGCCTTCGGCTACCCGCTGACAACGGAATGGAACCGCCTTTTCGACCCAGA GTTGCTGAAAATGGTTGAGGGCGGCATCATCAAGTACAAGCTGCAAGATCGTTTGCCGAAGGCTGAAATCTGCCCCCAGAATCTCGGTGGCACCGAGCGGCAGCTCAAGAACCGCGATCTCGTCATGACCTACTTCGTCATGGTAACCGGCTTCGTCACGTCGATCGTCGTGTTCGTGACCGAGCTCGGCTTCCGGTTCCTCAACCAGCGCAAGCTGAACGAACAGCTCGCCCTGCAGACGTCGAAGCAGGCGCCTACCGAGCGCATCTCGTACCTGGGCAAGCAGTTCGGTGCCGGCGAttcgccgccgccaccgtacGCGGAAGTGTTCAGCCGGCACCAGCAGGGCCTGCTGGGGAGCGAGCGGACGGGCAAGCTGTTTGCCGATGCCAACAACAATTTCGCCAACCGACAGATGATCAACGGGCGCGACTATATGGTCGTGCGGGAGAAGAACGGGCTCGGCTCGCGGCTCATCCCGATGAGGGCCCCGTCGGCCGCCATCTTTCACTACAGCTATGCCAATTGA